The Thermoflavifilum sp. genome contains a region encoding:
- a CDS encoding VanZ family protein, with protein MEIALRKNWKYYLPAWIWTCIILVLTLMPAKVLPENIVLNHIPQFDKLVHAFFFLLFVILWSAALYLHRGQMYHQRVVYFIIAGIILGITIEFLQKDIPFIHRDFEIGDMVADAIGAIIGGYISQRYLQDWIRILLH; from the coding sequence ATGGAAATTGCTTTGCGAAAAAACTGGAAATATTATCTGCCAGCCTGGATATGGACCTGTATCATTCTGGTACTCACGCTTATGCCGGCAAAAGTATTGCCGGAGAATATTGTGTTGAACCATATTCCTCAGTTCGATAAACTGGTACATGCTTTCTTTTTCCTGTTGTTTGTGATTTTGTGGAGTGCTGCCCTTTATCTGCATCGCGGTCAGATGTATCATCAGCGCGTGGTGTATTTTATCATTGCGGGTATTATACTGGGCATAACCATTGAATTTCTACAAAAGGATATTCCTTTCATTCATCGTGATTTTGAAATTGGCGATATGGTAGCCGATGCTATAGGAGCAATCATAGGAGGCTATATCAGCCAGCGTTATTTGCAGGATTGGATAAGGATTT
- the gcvH gene encoding glycine cleavage system protein GcvH — MKFPEHLKYTPEHEWIAVQGDTATVGITDFAQRELGDIVYVDIPSAGKELDAHTPFGTVEAVKTVSELYMPVKGTIIEINPRLNEAPELVNQDPYGEGWMIKIKLSEPSQLNELLGAEQYQQLVGN, encoded by the coding sequence ATGAAATTTCCTGAACACCTGAAATATACACCAGAACACGAATGGATAGCCGTGCAGGGTGATACCGCCACGGTGGGTATAACAGATTTTGCACAACGCGAATTAGGTGATATTGTTTATGTGGATATCCCATCTGCGGGAAAAGAACTGGATGCACATACGCCATTCGGTACGGTTGAAGCCGTAAAAACGGTATCCGAATTATACATGCCTGTAAAGGGCACCATTATTGAAATAAACCCACGCCTGAATGAAGCGCCAGAACTGGTTAATCAGGATCCTTACGGGGAAGGATGGATGATTAAAATTAAGTTGAGTGAGCCTTCACAACTCAACGAATTACTGGGAGCAGAACAATATCAACAACTGGTAGGAAATTAA